Proteins found in one Brevibacillus brevis genomic segment:
- a CDS encoding rod shape-determining protein: protein MFGKDIGIDLGTANVLVFVKGKGIVLDEPSVVAIDSKTRKVLAVGNEAYRMVGRTPGNIVAIRPLREGVIADFEITEAMLKHFLNKIGGKSMFARPRILICCPTNITSVEQKAIREAAERSGGAREVFIEEEPKVAAVGAGMDIFQPSGNMVVDIGGGTTDVAVLSMGDIVTSSSIKIAGDTFDVAIMRYIKNKYKLLIGERTAEDIKVQIGTVSGGRQDEMDIRGRDMVSGLPQTITIRSNEVQEALAESVSAIVQASKSVLERTPPELSADIIDKGVFLTGGGALLHGIDEILAEELKVPVLVADEPMMCVAKGTGMMLDYLDKMPANSNKRLFRG, encoded by the coding sequence ATGTTTGGCAAAGATATCGGAATCGACTTGGGCACGGCCAATGTCTTGGTTTTTGTAAAAGGCAAGGGAATTGTCCTAGACGAACCATCTGTCGTGGCAATAGATAGTAAAACCAGAAAAGTTTTGGCCGTGGGAAATGAAGCCTATCGCATGGTAGGTCGCACCCCAGGGAATATCGTAGCGATCCGACCTTTGCGAGAAGGGGTTATCGCGGATTTTGAAATCACAGAGGCCATGCTGAAGCACTTCTTAAACAAAATTGGTGGGAAGAGCATGTTTGCCCGACCGCGAATTTTGATTTGCTGCCCAACCAACATCACCTCTGTTGAGCAAAAGGCCATTCGCGAAGCAGCTGAGCGCAGCGGTGGAGCAAGAGAAGTATTTATCGAAGAAGAGCCGAAAGTTGCCGCAGTTGGGGCAGGTATGGACATTTTTCAGCCGTCCGGAAATATGGTAGTGGACATCGGTGGGGGAACGACCGATGTAGCGGTATTGTCGATGGGCGATATTGTCACGTCTTCCTCCATTAAAATAGCAGGCGATACATTCGATGTGGCTATTATGCGTTACATAAAAAATAAATACAAATTGCTGATTGGAGAGCGTACGGCTGAAGATATCAAGGTTCAGATTGGAACCGTATCCGGCGGACGCCAGGACGAAATGGACATTCGAGGTCGAGACATGGTAAGCGGCTTGCCGCAAACGATTACCATTCGCTCCAATGAAGTCCAGGAAGCCCTGGCTGAGTCGGTGAGTGCGATTGTACAAGCCTCAAAATCTGTTTTAGAACGAACACCTCCGGAGCTTTCTGCCGATATAATTGATAAGGGTGTTTTCCTGACCGGTGGCGGCGCATTATTGCACGGTATTGACGAGATTCTGGCAGAGGAGCTGAAGGTTCCTGTGCTGGTAGCGGACGAGCCAATGATGTGCGTTGCAAAAGGAACAGGAATGATGCTGGACTATTTGGACAAGATGCCGGCTAACTCGAATAAGCGATTATTCAGGGGGTAA
- a CDS encoding WecB/TagA/CpsF family glycosyltransferase, with translation MTKQVATILDVPFTTRGFRETVDHITERIQSGQKTHVVTANPEIVMVARENRAFRSIVEQAYVVPDGIGIVYAAKWTNQPIYERVTGVELLEALMAKADQHQWGVYLLGAKPDVIHLAKDKLSARYPNARIVGCRDGYFRPEEETQIVQEIAEAKPQLLFVALGAPRQDEWMAKYRDQLNASLMMGVGGSFDVISGKVKRAPEIWQKLHLEWFYRLASEPSRWKRQLAIPRFVLTVLKEKWSSRS, from the coding sequence ATGACCAAACAGGTCGCAACCATATTAGATGTGCCATTTACGACTCGCGGTTTTCGTGAGACTGTCGATCATATAACAGAGCGCATACAAAGCGGTCAAAAGACCCACGTGGTGACAGCCAATCCGGAAATCGTCATGGTAGCGAGAGAGAACCGCGCTTTCCGTTCTATTGTAGAACAAGCCTATGTCGTTCCAGATGGAATTGGAATCGTGTACGCTGCCAAATGGACGAATCAGCCAATTTATGAGCGCGTTACCGGTGTGGAGCTTCTGGAAGCGCTCATGGCGAAAGCCGATCAACATCAGTGGGGCGTGTATTTACTCGGCGCCAAGCCGGATGTCATTCATTTGGCAAAAGACAAACTGAGTGCTCGTTATCCGAACGCCCGAATCGTCGGATGTCGGGATGGCTATTTTCGCCCAGAGGAAGAAACTCAAATTGTACAAGAAATTGCCGAAGCGAAACCACAGCTCCTGTTCGTCGCACTGGGTGCGCCCAGACAAGATGAATGGATGGCGAAGTATCGCGATCAGTTAAATGCCTCCTTAATGATGGGGGTAGGCGGCAGCTTTGACGTCATTTCCGGGAAAGTAAAGCGCGCTCCCGAGATTTGGCAAAAACTGCATTTGGAATGGTTTTATCGACTTGCTTCTGAGCCTTCACGCTGGAAGCGTCAACTGGCTATTCCTCGGTTTGTTCTAACCGTACTGAAAGAAAAATGGAGTAGCCGTTCCTAG
- a CDS encoding DNA-directed RNA polymerase subunit beta yields the protein MEQGKSKRFPRQTEEVKSKARERERSGKNWRLRVAKMVLVPLLLFFSLVVGLMIGYGGVGKKPMSEVFDPGTYKHMWDLMFEDT from the coding sequence ATGGAACAAGGGAAGAGCAAACGTTTCCCGCGTCAGACCGAAGAGGTTAAGTCAAAAGCAAGAGAGCGGGAACGGAGCGGCAAAAATTGGCGGCTGAGAGTTGCCAAGATGGTGCTGGTCCCACTCCTGCTGTTTTTCTCTCTGGTCGTTGGTCTGATGATCGGATACGGTGGAGTTGGCAAGAAGCCAATGTCTGAAGTATTCGATCCAGGAACCTACAAACATATGTGGGATTTAATGTTTGAGGATACGTAA
- a CDS encoding M23 family metallopeptidase — MEDQKNQNQPIPFKKASSWKKVLGKKWAFPAIYIGTAAIILAFVMWYQGNVMDTVSKMTNGTDGVAVTTPAAPETTTPQNEEAVPATSGVQPLAWPVGKGVQYNVGMNYYDEKASKESQQKALVSFDNSFYPHTGIDLVSTDGKGFDVVAALAGKVVKVVNDPLVGNEIEIEHADKMITIYQSLESVTVKPGDEVTQGQVIGSAGRNTFEKDAGAHLHFEVRIDKKPVNPEQYLIQADTEVKNQ; from the coding sequence ATGGAAGATCAAAAAAATCAAAATCAACCGATTCCATTCAAGAAGGCAAGTTCTTGGAAAAAAGTTTTGGGCAAGAAATGGGCGTTTCCTGCAATCTACATCGGCACCGCAGCAATCATTCTCGCTTTTGTGATGTGGTATCAGGGCAATGTCATGGACACGGTATCCAAAATGACGAATGGCACAGATGGCGTGGCAGTGACAACTCCTGCAGCTCCTGAGACGACTACACCGCAAAACGAAGAAGCAGTACCTGCTACAAGTGGCGTACAACCACTCGCTTGGCCAGTAGGAAAAGGCGTACAGTACAATGTGGGCATGAACTACTACGATGAGAAAGCCTCCAAGGAGAGTCAGCAAAAAGCATTGGTGAGCTTTGACAACTCCTTCTATCCGCACACAGGTATTGACCTCGTATCCACGGATGGCAAGGGCTTTGATGTCGTCGCGGCTCTTGCGGGCAAAGTAGTAAAAGTGGTGAACGATCCACTTGTCGGCAACGAGATTGAGATTGAGCACGCAGACAAAATGATTACGATCTATCAAAGTCTGGAAAGCGTAACAGTCAAACCAGGCGATGAAGTGACACAAGGTCAAGTAATCGGGTCTGCTGGACGCAACACCTTTGAAAAAGACGCTGGCGCACATCTTCACTTCGAAGTTCGCATTGATAAAAAGCCTGTCAATCCAGAGCAATACTTGATTCAGGCTGATACGGAAGTAAAAAATCAATAA
- the spoIID gene encoding stage II sporulation protein D encodes MKRYLLMWFIALPILLVLMPAALVFWFSPAISPVSQPTVAVSEPAIPAMKESASSLPVKVYRTEKKTVETLPLETYITGVVAAEMPAEFELEALKAQALAARTYIVRRLKEGKFDDVPSGGQVLDTVQHQVYMDEVQRRERWGDQYEWKNKRIQQAVMATAGIILTYQNEPIDATFFSTSNGFTENSDEYWEKPIPYLKSVASPWDIQSPRYEETVVMSTVELEKNLGVKLTQEASTNGSWYRIESRTTGNRVGTISIGGKEFTGREFREKLNLNSSSFTLDLRGNQVFITTKGYGHGVGMSQWGANGMAKSGKSAEQIVKHFYQGISLQEYKRIIPA; translated from the coding sequence ATGAAACGCTATCTACTCATGTGGTTTATCGCTTTGCCGATCTTGCTCGTCCTGATGCCTGCTGCTCTGGTCTTTTGGTTTTCACCAGCAATAAGCCCTGTCAGTCAGCCAACTGTGGCCGTCTCGGAGCCTGCCATACCAGCGATGAAGGAATCCGCTTCCTCTCTGCCGGTAAAGGTGTACCGTACAGAAAAAAAGACCGTGGAAACATTGCCGCTAGAAACGTATATTACGGGAGTCGTAGCGGCAGAAATGCCAGCCGAGTTTGAGCTGGAGGCTTTAAAAGCACAGGCGTTGGCGGCCAGAACCTATATCGTGCGCCGATTAAAAGAGGGCAAGTTTGATGATGTGCCCTCAGGCGGGCAGGTCTTGGATACGGTGCAGCATCAAGTCTATATGGATGAAGTGCAACGGCGTGAGCGTTGGGGAGACCAGTACGAATGGAAAAACAAACGCATCCAGCAAGCAGTGATGGCAACAGCAGGGATTATCCTGACCTACCAGAACGAGCCCATTGACGCGACGTTTTTTTCCACCAGTAATGGTTTTACAGAGAACTCGGATGAATACTGGGAAAAGCCCATTCCTTATTTGAAGAGCGTTGCGAGTCCTTGGGATATTCAATCTCCTCGCTATGAGGAAACGGTCGTCATGTCCACGGTGGAGCTAGAAAAGAATTTGGGCGTCAAGCTCACGCAGGAGGCCTCTACCAATGGTTCCTGGTATCGGATCGAATCGCGTACAACCGGAAATCGCGTAGGAACCATCAGCATTGGCGGCAAGGAGTTTACAGGAAGAGAGTTTCGTGAAAAGCTCAATTTGAATTCTTCTTCCTTTACGTTGGACTTGCGCGGCAATCAGGTATTCATTACGACCAAAGGGTACGGTCATGGTGTCGGGATGAGCCAGTGGGGAGCAAATGGAATGGCCAAAAGCGGCAAAAGCGCGGAGCAAATCGTCAAACACTTCTATCAAGGAATTAGTCTGCAAGAGTATAAAAGGATCATCCCAGCTTAA
- the spoIIID gene encoding sporulation transcriptional regulator SpoIIID — protein sequence MHDYIKERTIKIGRYIVETRNTVRMIAKEFGVSKSTVHKDLTERLPEINPELANQVKEILEYHKAIRHLRGGEATKIKYKRRSKKVRVEQEESV from the coding sequence GTGCACGACTACATCAAAGAGCGGACCATCAAAATCGGCCGATATATTGTAGAGACAAGAAATACGGTTCGGATGATCGCCAAAGAGTTCGGTGTTTCGAAAAGTACTGTGCACAAGGACTTGACTGAGCGGCTGCCTGAGATAAATCCAGAGTTGGCGAACCAGGTTAAGGAAATTTTGGAATATCACAAAGCCATCAGACATCTTCGGGGGGGCGAAGCGACCAAAATCAAGTACAAACGGCGTAGTAAAAAAGTACGAGTAGAACAGGAGGAGAGTGTGTAA
- a CDS encoding DUF1146 family protein has product MSQEVYGLLSIILSIAFIGLAWWALQSFRFDKILKKPNGAQAKLLQIFLSIVIGYELSRFFLDYLGWSLTFGNLFN; this is encoded by the coding sequence ATGTCACAAGAAGTATATGGCTTGTTGAGCATCATTTTATCGATTGCGTTTATTGGGCTCGCTTGGTGGGCGTTGCAATCCTTTCGCTTTGATAAAATTTTGAAAAAACCAAATGGTGCTCAGGCGAAGCTGTTGCAAATTTTTCTTTCCATTGTGATTGGATATGAACTGTCCCGCTTTTTCCTTGATTACTTGGGCTGGTCCCTGACATTCGGGAATTTGTTCAACTAA
- the murA gene encoding UDP-N-acetylglucosamine 1-carboxyvinyltransferase — MDKIIVRGGKALAGNVKVSGAKNAVLPIIAASILAEEGTCVISDVPGLDDVRTICDLLKSMGISLTYDHEVLTIDASKLTSVEASYELVRKMRASFLVMGPLLARKGQARVALPGGCAIGTRPIDQHLKGFEAMGAKIEIGQGFIEATVEGRLKGAKIYLDIASVGATENIMMAAALAEGTTLIENAAEEPEIVDLANFLNRMGAKIRGAGTGSIRIEGVEKMKGCTHCVIPDRIEAGTFMVAAAITGGDVFVEGAICDHLKSVTAKLREMGVDIEEQENGIRVRRTGPLKAVDLKTLPYPGFPTDMQSQMMALLLVSEGTSIVTETVFENRFMHVEEFRRMNANIKIEGRSAIVEGGSKLTGSKVAATDLRAGAALVLAGLVSEGETEVSALHHIDRGYVNFTEKLLALGADVERVVPEEKAREKAVSETIKVSFSPNFA, encoded by the coding sequence TTGGATAAAATTATTGTCCGTGGTGGTAAGGCATTGGCTGGAAATGTAAAAGTATCTGGCGCCAAAAATGCCGTACTCCCTATTATTGCAGCATCTATCTTGGCAGAAGAAGGGACTTGCGTCATCTCAGACGTACCAGGCCTCGACGATGTCCGGACGATATGCGACCTTTTGAAATCGATGGGAATCTCCCTTACATATGATCATGAAGTGCTGACGATCGATGCTTCCAAGCTTACGAGTGTAGAAGCGTCCTATGAACTGGTCCGCAAAATGCGCGCATCTTTCCTCGTGATGGGGCCGCTTTTAGCCAGAAAAGGACAAGCTCGTGTCGCTCTTCCGGGTGGATGTGCCATTGGTACACGCCCGATCGACCAGCACCTAAAAGGGTTTGAGGCTATGGGAGCCAAAATCGAAATCGGACAAGGGTTTATTGAAGCGACGGTAGAAGGACGATTGAAGGGTGCGAAAATCTACCTGGATATTGCTAGCGTCGGTGCAACAGAAAATATTATGATGGCCGCTGCTTTGGCAGAGGGAACCACATTGATCGAAAATGCGGCAGAAGAGCCGGAAATCGTTGATTTGGCGAACTTCCTGAACAGAATGGGAGCAAAAATCCGCGGTGCGGGTACAGGTTCGATCCGCATCGAAGGCGTGGAAAAGATGAAGGGCTGCACACATTGTGTCATTCCTGACCGTATCGAAGCAGGAACTTTCATGGTGGCTGCAGCGATTACCGGTGGGGACGTCTTTGTGGAAGGTGCGATTTGCGATCATCTCAAATCCGTGACCGCCAAGCTTCGTGAAATGGGCGTGGACATTGAGGAGCAAGAAAACGGCATTCGTGTACGCCGTACTGGCCCACTGAAAGCAGTTGACCTCAAAACGCTGCCATACCCTGGCTTCCCGACAGATATGCAGTCGCAAATGATGGCGCTTTTGCTTGTTTCAGAAGGAACGAGCATTGTGACCGAAACAGTATTTGAGAACCGCTTCATGCACGTGGAAGAGTTCCGCCGCATGAATGCGAACATCAAGATCGAAGGCCGCAGTGCCATCGTCGAAGGCGGTTCCAAGCTGACAGGCAGCAAGGTAGCAGCAACTGACTTGCGTGCTGGTGCAGCACTTGTACTGGCTGGGCTCGTATCGGAAGGAGAGACTGAGGTCTCTGCTCTGCACCATATTGACCGTGGCTACGTGAACTTTACGGAAAAGCTGCTGGCTTTGGGAGCAGATGTAGAACGCGTGGTCCCAGAAGAAAAGGCTCGTGAAAAAGCCGTTTCCGAAACCATCAAAGTAAGCTTCTCTCCTAATTTTGCTTGA
- a CDS encoding CDP-alcohol phosphatidyltransferase family protein, producing MSVNLPNLLTIFRIVLIPLYLYVFFSEFPYHVEIALGILILAGVTDIADGYIARKHKLVTTIGMMLDPLADKLMMLAVIASLFLTDRISVWAALFFFVRDLAMIVTGAVYHFRGKKTVPANAYGKLTTVLLYLVIPLVMYRYEYSEAILWSVIAFSFIASAIYLAKARLLNRV from the coding sequence ATGTCCGTGAATCTTCCTAATTTGCTTACGATCTTTCGCATCGTGCTCATCCCTTTGTACCTGTATGTCTTTTTTTCGGAGTTTCCGTATCATGTTGAAATCGCTTTAGGCATTTTGATTTTGGCGGGAGTGACCGATATTGCGGACGGGTACATCGCGCGGAAGCATAAGCTTGTGACCACCATCGGAATGATGTTAGATCCTCTGGCAGATAAATTAATGATGCTGGCGGTCATCGCCTCATTATTTTTGACGGATCGAATCAGTGTATGGGCTGCCCTGTTTTTCTTTGTGCGCGATCTGGCCATGATAGTAACAGGAGCTGTTTATCATTTCCGTGGCAAAAAAACTGTCCCGGCTAATGCCTATGGCAAGCTGACAACCGTTCTTTTGTATCTGGTCATTCCGCTCGTTATGTACCGTTATGAGTACAGTGAAGCGATACTTTGGTCGGTTATAGCGTTCTCGTTTATTGCGAGTGCGATTTATCTGGCAAAGGCTCGACTATTGAACCGCGTGTAA
- the fabZ gene encoding 3-hydroxyacyl-ACP dehydratase FabZ translates to MEIKAPLDIMQIQEIIPHRYPFLLIDKIEELELGKRAVGIKNVTVNEPFFQGHFPGYPVMPGVLIVEALAQVGAVAMLSMEEHQGKIGLFAGIDEFRFKDQVKPGDTLVLEVELTRVRGTVGKGHGRALVNGKVVAEGGLMFALTAGNKAHS, encoded by the coding sequence ATGGAAATCAAAGCGCCTTTGGATATTATGCAAATTCAGGAAATCATTCCACACCGTTACCCGTTTTTGTTGATAGACAAAATTGAAGAGCTGGAGTTAGGAAAAAGAGCAGTTGGAATTAAAAATGTTACGGTAAATGAACCGTTTTTCCAAGGCCATTTTCCTGGTTATCCAGTCATGCCTGGCGTCCTTATTGTGGAAGCGTTGGCACAGGTTGGGGCAGTAGCGATGCTCAGCATGGAGGAACATCAAGGAAAAATCGGACTGTTTGCAGGCATTGATGAATTCCGTTTCAAAGATCAGGTGAAGCCGGGAGACACGCTGGTACTAGAGGTTGAGCTTACTCGTGTACGTGGAACCGTCGGCAAAGGGCATGGCAGAGCACTGGTAAATGGAAAAGTAGTAGCAGAGGGCGGATTAATGTTTGCCCTGACGGCAGGAAATAAGGCACATTCATGA
- a CDS encoding YwmB family TATA-box binding protein produces the protein MGKWSGWCVLALLLVMGAVYWMPVQAKEEKPVVTEMMKVLEETGATGVSVQVRMRTAMGEGLRAEQVKELAMKWAQQLEIPFSPSEQSRKHNILAYGTTYTQNGVDLSYEVTGVPKNGAFSVYLVLQLSGSRDSLLYIGQVQETFTNALQSADFIPQISTCIRGLYNVKMGVDQQEGKILSIFGTLQATELERLQDETVVSISGYTPMWESFIALNGQKMNLQVATHRDSHSGTWITVGTPIITVEY, from the coding sequence ATGGGGAAATGGTCTGGTTGGTGTGTGCTGGCTCTATTGCTCGTGATGGGGGCCGTGTATTGGATGCCTGTACAAGCAAAGGAAGAAAAGCCGGTTGTGACAGAAATGATGAAAGTACTAGAAGAAACAGGCGCAACGGGTGTATCGGTTCAGGTACGTATGCGTACGGCGATGGGAGAAGGCCTGCGTGCTGAACAAGTAAAAGAGTTGGCGATGAAATGGGCACAACAACTTGAGATTCCGTTTTCCCCAAGCGAACAATCGCGTAAACACAACATACTCGCATATGGGACTACATACACACAAAACGGCGTGGATCTGAGCTACGAGGTGACAGGAGTGCCTAAAAATGGAGCATTTTCTGTATATCTAGTACTTCAGTTATCTGGAAGCCGTGATTCGCTACTATATATTGGACAAGTACAGGAAACCTTCACGAATGCCCTGCAAAGCGCCGACTTTATTCCGCAAATTAGCACTTGTATTCGCGGATTGTACAATGTTAAGATGGGTGTTGACCAACAGGAGGGTAAAATATTGTCGATTTTTGGTACTCTCCAGGCAACAGAATTAGAACGTTTGCAAGATGAGACGGTTGTCAGCATTTCAGGGTATACCCCTATGTGGGAATCATTCATCGCGTTAAACGGTCAAAAGATGAATCTACAGGTGGCTACGCATCGTGACAGCCATTCTGGAACATGGATTACGGTAGGTACACCAATCATCACTGTGGAATATTAG
- a CDS encoding flagellar hook-basal body protein, translated as MIRGLYTSASGMLALQNRQESLANNLANINTPGFKQDVGVMRAFPEQLLSRMNDHEGLDVPGIPTMPGQPAIIGRLNTGVYMAEALPNFAQGDIEETRNPYDIALMDNIQPDQDGNERRLFYGVARIEQADLAQPVQQEDIRYTRNGNWSVNSDGYLVTAEGYYVLDSSNQAIRINHDPALGTNVGQNLKISERGELMQVTIDPITKAEQYTALPTHARLGLAVVTDPLKLVREGTNVFRFEGDIPVEGIDLAEANDQAAIAAGTYNTPMVAGRFGTQQGWRERSNVDPAQTMTSMMSVLRAYEANQRVITTIDGTLDKAANEIGRVNG; from the coding sequence GTGATCAGAGGCTTGTATACGTCTGCATCTGGCATGCTGGCTTTGCAGAACAGGCAAGAATCGCTGGCGAACAATTTAGCAAATATCAATACACCCGGGTTCAAACAGGACGTGGGTGTCATGCGTGCATTTCCGGAGCAATTGCTCTCGCGCATGAATGATCATGAGGGACTGGATGTTCCGGGCATCCCTACTATGCCTGGGCAGCCTGCCATTATCGGGCGTCTGAACACAGGGGTATACATGGCGGAGGCGCTGCCGAATTTTGCGCAGGGGGATATTGAAGAGACACGCAATCCATATGATATTGCGTTGATGGACAATATTCAGCCAGATCAGGATGGCAATGAGCGGCGGTTGTTTTACGGTGTGGCACGGATTGAACAAGCGGATTTGGCACAGCCAGTACAGCAAGAGGATATCCGCTATACGAGAAATGGTAACTGGAGCGTGAATTCGGACGGGTACCTGGTGACAGCGGAAGGATATTATGTGCTGGATAGCTCTAATCAGGCGATACGAATCAACCATGATCCCGCACTCGGAACCAATGTCGGTCAAAACCTGAAAATTTCCGAGCGTGGCGAATTGATGCAAGTTACCATTGATCCAATCACCAAAGCAGAACAGTATACGGCGCTTCCTACTCATGCTAGATTGGGACTTGCAGTGGTAACCGATCCGCTAAAGCTTGTACGTGAAGGAACGAATGTTTTCCGATTTGAAGGCGATATACCAGTGGAAGGGATCGATTTGGCAGAAGCCAACGATCAGGCTGCTATAGCAGCTGGTACGTACAATACCCCTATGGTCGCGGGACGTTTCGGTACACAACAGGGCTGGCGTGAACGGTCGAATGTAGACCCAGCACAAACCATGACGAGTATGATGAGTGTGCTTCGCGCCTATGAAGCGAACCAACGGGTAATTACCACGATTGACGGTACGCTGGACAAGGCTGCTAATGAAATTGGTCGGGTTAATGGATAA
- a CDS encoding flagellar hook-basal body protein — protein MQSLNISTSAMRGIQQALDNTANNLSNIDTIGYKRRVASFSELLTDSMNEQPAADNQNRNTPVGIRIGSGAHLAMTKLDLGQGSLKQTDVPTDVLIEGDGYFLVTRKIKDASKITVDEESRFTRNGSFKLSYDDDDKGYVLHTTSGHILTDENGANIVFPEPVKNISISPDGTFSADGMPAPVKIGVWNVENPDQLKQVGENLFDAELAFGAGPQSKYTSAYDDGVTLRQGALESSNVSMTEEMSQLVNIQRAYQLNSRAIGISDQMMGIANQLRSR, from the coding sequence ATGCAGTCGCTTAATATTTCCACATCAGCTATGCGCGGTATTCAGCAAGCGTTGGACAATACAGCCAACAACCTGTCGAACATTGATACGATTGGGTACAAGCGCAGGGTAGCATCGTTTTCCGAGCTTCTCACAGACTCAATGAATGAGCAGCCGGCAGCGGATAACCAAAATCGCAATACACCAGTGGGGATAAGAATCGGTAGTGGAGCGCATCTTGCCATGACCAAGCTGGATCTCGGTCAAGGCAGTCTCAAGCAGACAGATGTGCCAACAGATGTTTTGATTGAAGGAGATGGCTATTTTTTGGTCACTCGTAAAATCAAAGATGCGAGTAAGATCACCGTGGATGAAGAAAGTCGCTTTACGCGTAATGGTTCTTTTAAGCTGTCTTATGATGATGATGACAAGGGATACGTACTGCACACCACGTCTGGCCATATTTTGACAGACGAAAATGGTGCGAATATCGTATTCCCGGAGCCAGTAAAAAATATCTCGATTTCCCCTGATGGTACTTTCAGTGCGGACGGAATGCCGGCACCTGTAAAAATTGGTGTATGGAATGTAGAGAACCCTGATCAGCTAAAGCAAGTCGGTGAGAATCTGTTTGATGCCGAATTGGCTTTCGGAGCAGGACCGCAAAGTAAATACACCAGTGCATATGATGATGGTGTAACATTGCGCCAAGGTGCTCTCGAGTCATCAAACGTCAGCATGACAGAAGAAATGTCCCAACTGGTGAACATTCAGCGTGCGTATCAATTGAACTCACGCGCAATTGGTATCAGTGATCAAATGATGGGTATTGCGAACCAATTGAGAAGCAGATAA